A portion of the Flavobacterium limnophilum genome contains these proteins:
- a CDS encoding DGQHR domain-containing protein, translated as MENPIIEHKFSISPVIQGEHRFYTLTMPSDVLSKTCFVSTRDTNPVDGFQRLLDKDRATKIAEYIDNGLGTIPTAIILSAQPEAEFEITGGGKTIKFKENPKSFLILDGQHRVYGFSLAKTSVRVPVVIYNGLSRRDETRIFIDINTSQKPVPNELLFDIKNLAEYENNSELLLREIFDLFHEETDSFLIGLTSPAQKSRTKISRVTFNSAFATIVKNFGDKESEEIYEICNAYIGSFYNGLKKMGIENSITNSTVFRSVISIFPHVAQRTKDKYSNYRIDSFNEILSPLFSKIKPSKISKPGLSYKDLSIYLIECLKTDFVL; from the coding sequence ATGGAAAATCCAATTATAGAACATAAATTTTCAATTAGCCCAGTTATACAAGGGGAACATAGATTTTATACATTAACAATGCCATCAGATGTTTTGTCAAAAACATGTTTTGTATCTACACGAGATACAAATCCAGTTGACGGTTTTCAAAGATTACTAGATAAAGATAGAGCAACAAAAATAGCAGAATATATAGATAATGGTTTGGGTACAATACCAACTGCTATAATTTTATCAGCACAACCCGAAGCAGAATTTGAAATAACAGGTGGAGGTAAAACTATAAAATTCAAAGAAAATCCTAAAAGTTTTTTAATATTAGATGGACAACATAGAGTTTACGGTTTTTCACTGGCAAAAACATCTGTAAGGGTTCCTGTAGTAATTTATAATGGTCTTTCCAGAAGAGACGAAACAAGAATTTTTATTGACATCAATACAAGTCAAAAACCAGTTCCAAATGAATTATTGTTTGATATTAAAAATCTTGCTGAATATGAAAATAATTCAGAGTTGCTATTAAGAGAAATTTTTGATCTATTCCATGAAGAAACAGACAGTTTTTTGATTGGACTAACAAGTCCAGCCCAAAAATCAAGAACAAAAATTTCTAGAGTAACTTTTAATTCAGCATTTGCAACTATTGTCAAAAATTTTGGAGATAAAGAATCAGAAGAAATTTATGAGATTTGCAATGCTTATATAGGTTCTTTTTATAATGGTTTAAAAAAGATGGGGATAGAAAATTCAATTACAAATTCTACAGTTTTTAGATCTGTAATCTCAATTTTCCCTCATGTTGCACAACGTACAAAGGATAAGTATTCTAACTATCGAATTGATTCATTTAACGAAATATTAAGCCCTCTTTTTTCAAAAATTAAACCTAGTAAAATTTCCAAACCTGGATTAAGTTATAAAGATTTATCAATTTATTTGATAGAATGCTTAAAAACTGATTTTGTTTTATAG
- the prfA gene encoding peptide chain release factor 1 translates to MLDRLQIVKQRFDEISDLIIQPDVISDQKRYVQLNQEYKNLKALAEKRDEYVILMANIDEANEIIADNSDADMTEMAKMQLEEAKERLPELEEEIKFMLIPKDPEDAKNVMVEIRAGTGGDEASIFAGDLFRMYTKYCENRGWRTSVVDMNEGTSGGFKEVIFEVTGEDVYGTLKFEAGVHRVQRVPQTETQGRVHTSAATVMVLPEAEEFDVQIDMNDVRVDFFCSSGPGGQSVNTTKSAVRLTHIPTGLVAQCQDQKSQHKNKDKALTVLRSRLYEQELAKKQEQDATKRTSQVSSGDRSAKIRTYNYAQGRVTDHRVGLTLYDLGNIMNGDIQKIVDELQLVNNMEKLKEASEVF, encoded by the coding sequence ATGTTAGACAGACTTCAAATAGTAAAACAGCGTTTCGACGAGATTTCGGACTTGATTATCCAGCCCGACGTGATCAGCGACCAGAAGCGTTATGTACAGTTGAATCAAGAGTATAAGAATTTAAAAGCTTTGGCCGAAAAGCGTGATGAATATGTCATTTTGATGGCGAATATCGACGAAGCGAACGAAATAATTGCGGACAACTCGGATGCCGACATGACCGAAATGGCCAAGATGCAACTCGAGGAAGCCAAGGAAAGATTGCCGGAATTGGAGGAAGAAATCAAGTTTATGTTGATTCCGAAAGATCCAGAAGATGCCAAAAACGTGATGGTCGAAATTCGTGCCGGAACGGGTGGGGACGAAGCCAGTATTTTTGCCGGCGATTTGTTCCGCATGTACACCAAATATTGCGAAAACAGGGGTTGGAGAACTTCGGTTGTCGACATGAACGAAGGAACTTCGGGTGGATTCAAAGAGGTGATTTTTGAAGTTACGGGCGAAGATGTTTATGGAACCTTGAAATTCGAAGCAGGTGTTCACCGCGTGCAACGTGTGCCGCAAACGGAAACCCAAGGACGTGTCCATACCTCGGCAGCAACCGTTATGGTGCTTCCGGAAGCGGAGGAATTTGACGTACAAATTGACATGAACGATGTTCGCGTGGATTTCTTCTGTTCGTCAGGCCCTGGTGGACAATCGGTAAACACGACCAAATCGGCGGTTCGTTTGACGCACATTCCAACCGGATTGGTGGCACAATGTCAAGACCAGAAATCGCAACACAAGAATAAAGACAAGGCCTTGACGGTTTTGCGTTCTCGTTTGTACGAACAAGAATTGGCTAAAAAACAAGAACAAGATGCCACCAAACGTACTTCGCAAGTAAGTTCGGGTGACCGTTCGGCCAAGATTAGAACCTACAATTATGCCCAAGGCCGCGTGACGGATCATAGAGTGGGATTGACTTTATACGATTTGGGAAACATCATGAATGGCGACATCCAGAAAATTGTCGACGAATTGCAATTGGTCAACAATATGGAGAAACTGAAGGAAGCCAGCGAAGTTTTTTAA
- a CDS encoding DUF5723 family protein: MKQRILFLTVLFSALASNAQSYMGYFSDNYAGVQGTLFNPASIVDSRFKTDINLFSTSSSLNNDFYGLSLFDLSKSSYDANTDGVRTPLRNNGGIMYSDVMGPSFMFNIAPKHSLALYTRARAIVNLNNVNGELYNQLKDGIDEAAGFNILVGDPNAVGHTWGEAGVSYGAVLWQSKQHFLKGGLTAKYLVGGVNSYAQGTNMTANFNKTNNPLTSTLATTGGLTIGSSQDFITGDEDVKFDPNSKGYGADFGLIYEWRPDYESYDLSKAKATDNNFRDLNKYKLRFGLSVTDVGSIKYKNVKEEVYNFNRTLTQAQIDSADDIEEFLALYTKSTTSFEDQNVNLPTALHIDADWNMYKKFYLNLNGNLSLVDKSALNQMSSANTWILTPRYETRWFTFTLPINYMEYSGTQVGTGLRFGPLFVGSSSIITNVFSKQSKAADVYFGIKIPVYEKKFKDTDEDGVLDKEDSCPTEAGPVENKGCPWPDTDKDSVVDKDDKCPSVAGPLENNGCPWGDADKDGVLDNVDGCPSVAGPIENKGCPWPDTDGDGVLDKDDKCPTEKGLVVNAGCPDRDADKDGVTDKEDDCPTVPGPASNKGCPEVTQEVLKELKVQARAVFFVTGKAVLATADKGETNGRLEAIKEILKNYPNAKFSVEGHTDDVGDAKSNQKLSEARAKAVVDALVAKGVNPDNLTYRGFGESKPVGSNKTASGRAQNRRTEIIHVGTIYEGKL, from the coding sequence ATGAAACAAAGAATACTATTTTTAACCGTCCTGTTTTCAGCCCTAGCCTCGAATGCGCAATCTTACATGGGCTATTTTTCAGATAATTATGCCGGTGTTCAAGGGACGCTGTTTAATCCAGCTTCCATCGTGGATTCCCGTTTCAAAACCGACATCAATTTGTTTTCTACCAGTAGTTCGTTAAACAATGATTTTTACGGTCTGAGTTTGTTTGATTTGTCAAAAAGCTCTTATGATGCCAATACAGATGGTGTTAGAACGCCATTGAGAAATAATGGAGGAATCATGTATTCTGACGTGATGGGACCTTCGTTTATGTTCAACATCGCTCCCAAACATTCACTTGCCCTTTATACCCGAGCGAGAGCCATCGTGAATTTGAATAATGTAAATGGAGAATTGTACAATCAATTGAAAGACGGTATTGACGAGGCGGCAGGTTTTAATATTCTTGTGGGTGATCCCAATGCGGTTGGGCATACTTGGGGTGAAGCAGGAGTTTCCTATGGAGCCGTTTTATGGCAAAGCAAACAGCATTTTCTAAAAGGAGGTTTGACTGCCAAATATTTGGTTGGCGGCGTCAATTCGTATGCACAAGGGACTAACATGACCGCCAATTTCAATAAAACCAATAACCCTTTAACCAGTACTTTAGCTACCACCGGGGGACTTACCATAGGCAGCAGCCAGGATTTTATCACGGGCGACGAAGACGTGAAATTTGATCCCAATTCAAAAGGATATGGAGCTGATTTTGGATTGATATATGAATGGAGACCGGATTATGAGTCGTATGATTTGAGCAAAGCCAAAGCCACCGACAATAATTTCAGGGACTTGAATAAATACAAATTACGTTTTGGTTTGTCTGTTACGGATGTGGGTTCGATAAAATACAAAAACGTGAAAGAAGAAGTTTATAATTTTAACCGAACGCTGACCCAAGCCCAAATTGACTCGGCCGACGACATTGAAGAATTCTTGGCGCTTTACACGAAATCAACCACGAGTTTTGAAGACCAAAATGTTAATTTGCCAACAGCATTGCACATTGACGCCGATTGGAACATGTACAAGAAATTCTATTTGAACCTGAATGGAAACCTTAGTTTAGTGGACAAATCAGCCCTGAACCAAATGAGTTCGGCCAATACCTGGATTTTGACACCTCGTTATGAAACCCGATGGTTTACCTTCACGCTTCCCATAAATTACATGGAATACAGCGGAACCCAAGTAGGAACCGGATTGCGTTTTGGACCACTTTTTGTGGGGTCGAGCTCCATTATTACCAACGTATTTTCCAAGCAATCCAAAGCGGCAGACGTGTATTTTGGGATTAAAATTCCAGTATATGAAAAGAAATTCAAGGATACCGACGAGGATGGTGTCTTGGACAAAGAAGATTCTTGTCCAACGGAAGCGGGACCTGTTGAAAACAAAGGTTGTCCTTGGCCAGATACCGACAAAGATTCGGTTGTGGACAAAGACGACAAATGTCCTTCAGTGGCTGGACCGTTAGAAAATAACGGATGTCCGTGGGGTGATGCCGACAAGGATGGCGTTTTGGATAACGTGGATGGTTGTCCTTCAGTTGCAGGGCCTATAGAAAACAAAGGTTGTCCTTGGCCAGATACGGATGGAGACGGCGTTTTGGACAAAGACGACAAATGTCCAACCGAAAAAGGATTGGTTGTCAATGCAGGTTGTCCAGACCGTGACGCAGACAAAGATGGTGTAACCGATAAAGAAGACGATTGCCCAACTGTTCCGGGACCGGCAAGCAACAAAGGTTGTCCCGAAGTAACCCAAGAGGTGTTGAAAGAACTTAAAGTGCAAGCAAGAGCCGTGTTTTTTGTAACAGGAAAAGCGGTTTTGGCTACAGCCGACAAAGGGGAAACCAACGGCAGATTGGAAGCCATCAAAGAAATTTTGAAAAATTATCCCAATGCCAAATTTTCTGTCGAAGGACATACGGATGATGTTGGAGATGCCAAATCCAACCAAAAACTTTCCGAGGCAAGAGCAAAAGCAGTAGTGGATGCCTTGGTTGCCAAAGGAGTGAATCCGGACAATCTAACCTATAGAGGTTTTGGAGAATCAAAACCTGTTGGCAGCAACAAAACGGCCAGTGGAAGAGCCCAAAATAGAAGAACCGAAATCATACACGTAGGAACAATTTACGAAGGGAAATTATAA
- the pyrF gene encoding orotidine-5'-phosphate decarboxylase, translating into MTTQQLIDQIKIKKSFLCVGLDVDLNKIPQHLLELEDPIFEFNKAIIDATHDLAVSYKPNTAFYEAYGIKGWISLQKTINYINENHPEIFTIADAKRGDIGNTSSMYAKAFFEDLNFDSVTVAPYMGKDSVEPFLAFENKYTIMLALTSNEGAFDFQTLNVDGKELYKQVLETSKNWKNSENLMYVVGATKAEYFTEIRQIVPDSFLLVPGVGAQGGSLSEVCKYGMNANVGLLINSSRAIIYASNGTDFAEKAREEALKMQQEMEEILK; encoded by the coding sequence ATGACTACACAACAACTTATTGACCAAATCAAAATCAAGAAATCATTCCTTTGCGTGGGACTGGATGTTGATTTGAATAAAATTCCGCAACATTTACTGGAACTCGAAGACCCGATTTTCGAATTCAACAAAGCCATAATCGATGCCACGCACGATTTGGCCGTTTCCTATAAACCCAACACGGCTTTTTACGAAGCTTATGGCATAAAAGGCTGGATTTCCTTGCAAAAAACCATCAATTATATCAACGAAAACCATCCTGAAATCTTCACGATTGCCGATGCCAAGCGAGGCGATATTGGCAACACTTCGTCGATGTATGCCAAGGCTTTTTTCGAAGATTTGAATTTTGACAGCGTGACCGTAGCACCTTATATGGGAAAAGATTCGGTGGAACCTTTTTTGGCTTTCGAAAACAAGTACACCATTATGTTGGCCTTGACTTCCAATGAAGGCGCATTTGATTTCCAGACCTTGAATGTTGACGGAAAGGAATTGTACAAACAAGTTTTGGAAACCTCCAAAAATTGGAAAAATTCCGAAAACCTGATGTATGTGGTTGGTGCCACCAAAGCCGAATATTTCACTGAAATCCGCCAAATTGTTCCCGACAGTTTCTTGCTTGTTCCCGGTGTTGGCGCACAAGGAGGAAGCCTTTCGGAAGTTTGCAAATACGGAATGAATGCCAATGTGGGATTGTTGATCAATTCTTCAAGAGCAATTATTTATGCCTCCAACGGAACTGATTTTGCCGAAAAAGCCAGGGAAGAAGCCTTGAAGATGCAACAGGAAATGGAAGAGATTTTAAAATGA
- a CDS encoding alpha/beta fold hydrolase, whose translation MINYVTYKNENSDQWVTFVHGAGGSSSIWFKQIRDFKKQYNVLLLDLRGHGNSKPTLKNTFQKKYTFESIANDVLEVIDHLKIVKSHFVGISLGTILIRQLAEMHPERVQSMILGGAILKMNFRSQILMKLGNTFKYVLPYLVLYQFFAFVIMPKKNHKQSRLLFINEAKKLYQKEFIKWFKLTAEINPLLRCFRQVELDIPTLYVMGEEDYMFLPSVRLVVEKHYKSSQLVVIEKCGHVVNVEQPIVFNAEVLSFIGSIQ comes from the coding sequence ATGATAAACTACGTCACCTACAAAAACGAAAACAGCGATCAGTGGGTGACTTTTGTCCACGGTGCCGGCGGTAGTTCGTCTATTTGGTTCAAGCAGATTCGGGATTTCAAAAAGCAGTATAACGTGTTGTTGTTGGACTTGCGGGGTCACGGAAATTCAAAACCTACTTTAAAAAATACTTTCCAAAAAAAATATACTTTCGAGTCCATTGCCAATGATGTTTTGGAGGTAATCGACCATTTGAAGATTGTAAAATCACATTTTGTGGGGATTTCTCTCGGCACGATCCTGATTCGACAATTGGCCGAAATGCATCCGGAAAGAGTGCAAAGCATGATTCTTGGCGGTGCCATCCTGAAAATGAATTTTCGCTCCCAAATCTTGATGAAATTGGGGAATACGTTTAAATATGTGTTGCCTTATTTGGTGCTGTACCAGTTTTTTGCCTTTGTAATCATGCCCAAAAAGAATCACAAACAATCGCGTTTGCTTTTTATCAATGAAGCCAAAAAGTTGTACCAAAAAGAATTCATAAAATGGTTCAAACTCACGGCCGAAATCAATCCGTTGTTGCGGTGTTTTCGTCAAGTAGAACTGGATATTCCAACGCTTTATGTCATGGGCGAAGAAGATTACATGTTTTTGCCTTCTGTTCGCTTGGTGGTCGAAAAGCATTATAAATCATCCCAATTAGTCGTGATTGAAAAATGTGGACACGTGGTGAATGTGGAACAACCAATCGTTTTTAATGCCGAAGTTTTGTCTTTCATCGGTTCAATCCAATAA
- a CDS encoding catalase — translation MKSRKKLTTASGKPYVENENSQSVGPRGPLLLQDFILHEKMAHFNRERLPERVVHAKGSGAFGTFTVTHDITKYTKAKIFSELGKETKVFVRFSTVGGEKGSADTERDPRGFAIKFYTEDGNWDLVGNNTPVFFVKDPKKFGDFIHTQKRDPHTNLKSPTMMWDFWSLNPESLHQVLILMSDRGTPYGYRHMHGFGSHAYSMINEANERFYVKFHFITAQGIKNFSNEQAAQMKAHDMDFAQRDLFDNIEGGNFPTWNLKIQIMTESEADSGDYYFNPFDVTKVWPHADFPLVDVGVLELNQNPLNYFQDVEQAAFAPAHIVDGIGYSPDKMLQGRLLSYPDAQRYRLGVNYEQIPVNRCPFAVNNYQRDGQMRLDGNGGQNPNYFPNSFDEIEIDPSYKEPPLPINSHFADWYDRNCEGENDHFSQAGKLFEIMTLEERQNTIHNIVDSMSGIHGPQQEEIIRRQLFLWYRVNPRLGTEIAKGLGVAFEDLPV, via the coding sequence ATGAAATCACGTAAAAAATTGACAACAGCCTCGGGAAAGCCTTATGTAGAAAATGAAAATTCGCAATCTGTCGGGCCGCGTGGTCCATTGTTGCTGCAGGATTTTATTCTTCACGAAAAAATGGCGCATTTTAACAGGGAGCGCCTTCCGGAAAGAGTGGTACATGCAAAAGGTTCCGGTGCTTTTGGAACTTTTACCGTGACACATGACATCACGAAATACACCAAGGCCAAGATTTTCTCGGAACTTGGAAAAGAAACCAAGGTATTTGTCCGTTTTTCAACCGTTGGAGGCGAAAAAGGTTCTGCCGATACGGAGCGCGACCCAAGGGGCTTTGCCATAAAATTCTACACTGAAGACGGCAACTGGGATTTGGTGGGCAACAACACGCCCGTTTTCTTCGTAAAAGACCCGAAAAAATTTGGCGATTTTATTCACACCCAAAAACGGGATCCCCATACCAATTTAAAATCGCCCACCATGATGTGGGATTTCTGGTCGCTGAATCCCGAAAGCCTGCACCAAGTCTTGATTTTGATGTCGGACAGGGGAACGCCTTATGGATACCGCCACATGCACGGTTTTGGAAGTCATGCTTATTCGATGATCAATGAAGCCAACGAGCGTTTTTACGTGAAATTCCATTTTATAACCGCGCAAGGCATCAAGAATTTCAGTAATGAACAGGCGGCTCAAATGAAAGCCCACGACATGGATTTTGCGCAAAGGGATTTATTCGACAATATCGAAGGGGGGAATTTCCCGACATGGAATTTAAAAATCCAGATAATGACCGAATCCGAAGCCGATTCGGGAGATTATTATTTCAATCCCTTTGACGTGACCAAGGTTTGGCCGCACGCCGATTTTCCTTTGGTAGACGTAGGCGTTTTAGAATTGAACCAGAATCCGCTGAATTATTTTCAGGATGTGGAGCAAGCCGCTTTTGCACCAGCGCATATCGTGGACGGCATTGGCTATTCTCCCGACAAAATGTTGCAAGGCCGCCTCTTGTCTTATCCCGATGCCCAGCGGTATCGTTTGGGCGTCAATTATGAACAAATCCCGGTGAATCGTTGCCCGTTTGCGGTTAATAATTATCAGCGAGACGGACAAATGCGGTTGGATGGAAATGGAGGACAAAATCCAAATTATTTTCCGAACAGTTTTGATGAAATTGAAATTGACCCATCGTATAAAGAACCGCCTTTACCCATAAACAGTCATTTTGCCGATTGGTATGACAGGAATTGTGAAGGGGAGAACGACCATTTTTCGCAAGCCGGAAAGTTATTTGAAATTATGACGCTGGAAGAACGACAAAACACCATCCACAATATAGTTGATTCGATGTCGGGGATTCACGGCCCACAACAAGAAGAAATTATCCGGCGCCAATTATTTCTTTGGTACCGAGTAAATCCTCGTTTGGGAACGGAAATTGCAAAAGGCTTGGGTGTTGCATTTGAGGATTTGCCGGTTTAA
- the purU gene encoding formyltetrahydrofolate deformylase — protein sequence MQKTTILIHCEDQKGIIAAVTNFILKVEGNIVYIDQHVDVEQNVFFMRLECEFSNLNIRLANIKEDFQQSIATDFKMSWEIYTKDQKPKMALFVSKYDHCLFDILGRYSADELNVEIPLIISNHQDLKPIAERFNIPFYYVPFTKDNKEEGEKIQIELLQKHEIDFIVLARYMQIITPTLINLYENKIINIHHSFLPAFPGAKPYHSAFKRGVKIIGATSHYVTQHLDEGPIIEQDITRVSHINSIEDFIMKGRDLERIVLARAIKLHAERKTMVYDNKTVVFY from the coding sequence ATGCAAAAAACAACCATACTCATTCACTGCGAAGACCAAAAAGGAATTATTGCCGCAGTGACTAATTTCATTCTGAAAGTGGAAGGAAATATTGTCTATATCGACCAACATGTCGATGTGGAACAGAACGTTTTCTTTATGCGCCTCGAATGCGAATTCTCTAATTTAAACATCAGGCTTGCCAACATAAAAGAAGATTTCCAGCAAAGCATAGCAACTGATTTCAAGATGTCCTGGGAGATTTACACCAAAGACCAAAAGCCGAAAATGGCGCTATTTGTTTCGAAATACGACCACTGCTTGTTTGATATTTTGGGACGCTACAGCGCCGACGAGCTAAATGTTGAAATTCCGTTAATCATCAGCAACCACCAAGATTTAAAACCTATTGCAGAACGGTTTAACATTCCGTTTTATTATGTTCCTTTCACCAAGGACAACAAGGAAGAAGGCGAAAAAATTCAAATCGAATTGCTGCAAAAACACGAAATAGACTTCATTGTCTTGGCACGTTACATGCAAATCATCACTCCTACTTTAATCAATCTCTACGAAAATAAAATCATCAACATTCACCACTCGTTTTTGCCTGCTTTTCCTGGTGCCAAACCGTATCACTCGGCATTCAAAAGAGGCGTAAAAATCATTGGGGCAACAAGCCATTATGTCACGCAACACTTGGACGAAGGGCCAATTATTGAGCAAGACATCACCCGTGTTTCCCACATCAATTCCATCGAGGATTTTATCATGAAAGGGCGCGACTTGGAACGCATCGTTTTGGCTCGAGCCATAAAACTCCACGCCGAACGAAAAACGATGGTTTATGACAACAAAACGGTCGTTTTTTACTAA
- a CDS encoding DUF4197 domain-containing protein: MKKIGLLILVFVLSSCVEMQQAINQFPQTQGIGGIDISGGLKEALNNGITKQVTKLTAVDGFYKNEAVKILLPEELKKVDSSLRKIGLGSLADEGLKVLNRAAEDAVKEATPIFVDAVKNMSFTDAKTILMGNENSATTYLQTTTSTALYGKFNPVIKNSFAKVGADKVWTNIINKYNSIPFSKKVNPDLTDYVTNQAMTGVFKMIAVEEKNIRTNLNSRTSVLLQKVFAIQDKK; encoded by the coding sequence ATGAAGAAAATAGGATTGTTAATATTGGTATTTGTTCTTTCCAGTTGTGTTGAAATGCAACAAGCCATAAATCAATTTCCGCAAACACAAGGCATCGGTGGAATCGACATTTCAGGAGGACTGAAAGAAGCACTGAACAACGGCATCACGAAACAAGTAACAAAATTGACTGCCGTGGACGGTTTTTACAAGAACGAAGCCGTAAAAATATTGTTACCCGAAGAATTGAAAAAAGTGGATTCGAGTTTGAGAAAAATAGGACTGGGCTCCTTGGCCGACGAAGGGCTGAAAGTGCTCAATCGCGCCGCCGAAGATGCCGTGAAAGAAGCCACTCCCATATTCGTGGATGCCGTGAAAAACATGTCTTTTACCGATGCCAAAACCATTTTGATGGGCAATGAAAACTCGGCCACGACTTACTTGCAAACCACGACTTCAACCGCTTTGTACGGAAAATTCAATCCCGTAATCAAAAATTCTTTCGCGAAAGTGGGTGCCGACAAGGTTTGGACTAACATTATAAACAAATACAACAGCATCCCTTTTTCTAAAAAAGTAAATCCAGACTTGACGGATTACGTGACCAACCAAGCGATGACAGGTGTTTTTAAAATGATTGCCGTCGAAGAAAAAAACATTAGAACCAATTTGAATTCGAGAACTTCCGTTTTATTACAAAAGGTTTTTGCAATCCAAGACAAAAAGTAA